CCACGCCCCACGACCCACGTCCCACGTCCCACGTCCCACGTCCCACGTCCCACGTCCCACGTCCCACGTCCCACGTCCCACGTCCCACGTCCCACATACACAAATCTGACACGATGCTGATGTCCTGCTAACAGGAATCTCTCATCAACCTTGATACACTGGTGTCAAGGTTGATCGTTTAAGATCTGGGCGCTGCGCTTCTGCTCGCTGCTGCTCAGGGGGAGGCTCACTGTGGCATTCAACGCGAAAAAGCTCACGGAGAAGGCCCAGGAAGCAATCGTTTCCGCGCAGCGCCTGGCCGAGGATCGCCAGCACACCCTGCTGGAGCCGGAGCATCTGCTGTCCGCGCTGATCTCGCAGGATGGCGGCGTCGTCCCCGCCGTCCTGGAGAAGATGGCCGTCCAGCCGAGGGCGCTGCTCCAGCAGGTGGACACGGCCATCGGCGCGATGCCGCGCGTCACCTCGCCGACGCAGGTACACGTCTCACAGGCGTTCCTGGCCCTGCTTGAGGCCGCACAGGCCGAGTCCGAGGCGCTCAAGGACGAGTTCACCAGCACCGAGCATTTCCTGCTGGCCCTTGCCGACGATAGGTCAAAGGGCAAGGCCGGGCAACTGCTGCGCGCCGCTGGCGTCACCCGCGACCGCGTCTTTCAGGCGTTGCAGCAGGTGCGCGGCGGCCAGCGCGTCACCTCCCAGAACCCGGAGTCCACGTACCAATCGCTGGAGCGCTACGGGCGTGACCTGACCGAGGCGGCCCGCATCGGCAAACTCGATCCGGTCATCGGCCGGGACGAGGAGGTGCGCCGCGTCATCCAGGTGCTCTCGCGCAGGACCAAGAACAACCCGGTCCTGATCGGTGAGCCGGGCGTCGGCAAGACGGCCATCGTCGAGGGGCTGGCGCAGCGCATCGCGCGGGGCGACGTTCCCGAGGGCCTGAAGGAGAAGCGCGTCGTCTCGCTCGACCTGGGCAGCATGGTGGCCGGCGCGAAGTACCGTGGCGAGTTCGAGGAGCGGCTGAAGGCGGTCCTCAAGGAGGTCACCGACGCGGCCGGCCAGATCATCCTGTTCATCGACGAGCTGCACACAGTCGTCGGGGCGGGGGCTGGCGAGGGTGCGATGGACGCCTCGAACATGCTCAAGCCGATGCTCGCGCGCGGCGAATTGCACTGCATCGGCGCGACGACCCTGGACGAGTACCGCAAGCACATCGAGAAGGATCCGGCTCTGGAGCGGCGCTTCCAGCCGGTCCTGGTGGGTGAGCCGACCGTTGAGGACACCATCAGCATTCTGCGCGGCCTCCGCGAGCGCTACGAGCAGCATCACAAGGTCCGCATCAAGGACTCATCGCTGGTGGCGGCGGCGGTGCTCTCCAATCGGTACATCGGCGACCGCTTCCTGCCCGACAAGGCAATTGACCTGGTGGACGAGGCGGCCTCGAAGCTCCGTATGGAGGCCACCAGCATGCCGGCCGAGCTGGACGAGGTCCGCCGACGGGTGATGCAGCTGGAGATCGAGCGGGAAGGGCTTCGCAAGGAGCAGGATACGGCCTCGCGCGAGCGGCTGGCGCGGCTCGATCAGGAGCTTGCCGACCTTAAGGAGCAGGCGACCGAGCTGGAGGCGCGCTGGCAGAAGGAGCTGGACGAGCTGAACGCCGTCGGCCAGATCCAGGAGAAGCTGGAGGCCGCGCGCAATCGGATGGAGCAGGCGACGCTCCGTGCCGAGTGGGAGACGGCCGCCCGCCTCAAATACGAGACGACTCAGCTCGAGCAGGATCTGGTCAGGGCGACGGAGACGCTCAAGTCTCGGAGCCAGGACGGCCGGGCGCTGGTCAAGGAGGAGGTTGACGAGCAGGACATCGCCGATGTGGTCAGCCGCTGGACGGGCATCCCGGTCAGCAAGCTGCTGCAGGGCGAGGTCGAGAAGCTGATCCAGATGGAGGCTCGCCTGCAAGAGCGGGTGGTCGGGCAGGATGAGGCGGTCGAAGCCGTCGCGAACGCCGTGCGGGCGGCGCGGGCCGGCCTGCAGGATCCGAATCGGCCGCTCGGGAGCTTCCTGTTCCTCGGCCCGACGGGCGTCGGGAAGACCGAGACGGCCCGCACGCTGGCGGAGTTCCTGTTCGACGACGAGGGCGCGCTGGTCCGCATCGACATGTCGGAGTACCAGGAGAAGCACACCGTCTCACGGTTGATCGGTGCGCCTCCGGGCTACATCGGCTACGACGAGGCCGGGCAGCTGACGGAGGCGGTGCGGCGCAAGCCGTTCTCGGTGGTCCTCTTCGACGAGGTCGAGAAGGCCCATCCCGAGGTGCTGAACGTCCTCTTGCAGCTATTGGACGATGGCCGCTTGACGGACTCGCAGGGACGGGTGGTGGACTTCCGCAACACCATCGTCATCATGACCTCGAACCTGGGCAGCGATGCGTATCAGCTCGGGCAGCGGTTCCGCTCGGAGGGCGGGGTGCCGGTGCTGCAGGCGCCGCCCTCAGACGAGCAGATCCGCGAGCGGGTGATGGAGGCGGTTCGCGAGCACTTCCGGCCTGAGCTGCTGAACCGTATCGACGAAGTGGTGATCTTCCGGTCGCTCGGCATCGAGCAGATCGGGCAGATCGTGGCGATCCAGCTTGGCAGCCTGCGGAAGCGGCTGGCCGAGCGGAAGATGGGGTTGGAGCTGACGCCGGCCGCCAACGAGCTGCTGGCCCGCGAGGGGTACGACCCGGTCTACGGGGCGCGCCCGCTGAAGCGGACGATTCAGAAGCTGATCGTGCAGCCGCTGGCGATGAGCCTGCTGCGCGGCGACTTCCGTGACGGCGACACGATCCTGGCGGACGCGGAGGGCGGCAAGCTGGCGTTCCGCCGCGCCGAGGTGGCCTCGCAGTCGCTGTAAAGCGCGGCGGACAGGGCGTCCGCCGATCGGAGCGCTGCCGTTCTCTGGATGGGAGCGGCGGCGCTCTCGTTCACGCTGGGAGCCGCTCAGGCCAGCCCTGCTCCTGGATGACGCGCTGCACGTCCGCCTCGAAGGACCGAAACGCCGGTAGCTGCCGCAATGGCTCGAACGTCTCGGAAAGGTCCGCCACGTTTCGTGGTCGTATGCGATCGATCTCGCTCCACCGTCGTCGTGGCAAGTTACTCGCGAGACGTAGTGCCTCCCTCAAGGCAGCCTTTGGATCTGGGCATGCCTCGATAGCGCTTTCACGTGGGAGATTCAATCGGACTCTACCGCGAGGGTTCCGCGCTGCGGACCGGATCGCCGCCTCATCGGTGAGAAGCCAGGCTTCCATCTCGCGAATGGGGACGACCGGAATAACAGGCGGGAGGTTCGCCAATTGTTCCTGTGCAGCCTCGATGCTGCTCATTACATCCTGCCTGGACAACCGAGCGCTTGGAGAGTCTGCATCACGATGCACGACCAGGAGGTCGGTCGGATACTGGTTAGCTATCGTGACAACGCGTTCTGTGAGGCCGGCTGCAAAACGGAACGCCGTTGAACTGACGAACTGACCGACGACATCGACATCGGGGAGCAAGCCTAACGATGGACGCTGAAGTACCCACATGATGATCGGAAGAAGTGCGTCGTCGGTTGGCCCCTCACCGAGCAGCGTGAACCGCAGACTTGACATCAGAGAACGGGCGTTGGGTTCAGCATCCGCCGAACATCTGGGTGATCCATGATCCGTTGCTCGGCATCAGGATCGCGCTCGGGATCTGGCTCGGGAAGCGGTCGATAGCCCTCTGGATTCAAGTATCTGAGGAGCGCGCCGAGGGCGAGGCTATCTCT
This genomic interval from Chloroflexota bacterium contains the following:
- the clpB gene encoding ATP-dependent chaperone ClpB — encoded protein: MAFNAKKLTEKAQEAIVSAQRLAEDRQHTLLEPEHLLSALISQDGGVVPAVLEKMAVQPRALLQQVDTAIGAMPRVTSPTQVHVSQAFLALLEAAQAESEALKDEFTSTEHFLLALADDRSKGKAGQLLRAAGVTRDRVFQALQQVRGGQRVTSQNPESTYQSLERYGRDLTEAARIGKLDPVIGRDEEVRRVIQVLSRRTKNNPVLIGEPGVGKTAIVEGLAQRIARGDVPEGLKEKRVVSLDLGSMVAGAKYRGEFEERLKAVLKEVTDAAGQIILFIDELHTVVGAGAGEGAMDASNMLKPMLARGELHCIGATTLDEYRKHIEKDPALERRFQPVLVGEPTVEDTISILRGLRERYEQHHKVRIKDSSLVAAAVLSNRYIGDRFLPDKAIDLVDEAASKLRMEATSMPAELDEVRRRVMQLEIEREGLRKEQDTASRERLARLDQELADLKEQATELEARWQKELDELNAVGQIQEKLEAARNRMEQATLRAEWETAARLKYETTQLEQDLVRATETLKSRSQDGRALVKEEVDEQDIADVVSRWTGIPVSKLLQGEVEKLIQMEARLQERVVGQDEAVEAVANAVRAARAGLQDPNRPLGSFLFLGPTGVGKTETARTLAEFLFDDEGALVRIDMSEYQEKHTVSRLIGAPPGYIGYDEAGQLTEAVRRKPFSVVLFDEVEKAHPEVLNVLLQLLDDGRLTDSQGRVVDFRNTIVIMTSNLGSDAYQLGQRFRSEGGVPVLQAPPSDEQIRERVMEAVREHFRPELLNRIDEVVIFRSLGIEQIGQIVAIQLGSLRKRLAERKMGLELTPAANELLAREGYDPVYGARPLKRTIQKLIVQPLAMSLLRGDFRDGDTILADAEGGKLAFRRAEVASQSL
- a CDS encoding DUF4276 family protein, which translates into the protein MSSLRFTLLGEGPTDDALLPIIMWVLQRPSLGLLPDVDVVGQFVSSTAFRFAAGLTERVVTIANQYPTDLLVVHRDADSPSARLSRQDVMSSIEAAQEQLANLPPVIPVVPIREMEAWLLTDEAAIRSAARNPRGRVRLNLPRESAIEACPDPKAALREALRLASNLPRRRWSEIDRIRPRNVADLSETFEPLRQLPAFRSFEADVQRVIQEQGWPERLPA